GGCTTCCCCCTCCTTCATCCGGCGGGAAGATATGGCATCGTCTGATAGACACCTCGTATACGAGCGGAAAAGATTTTTTAGATGAAGAACATACCGAGCAGATTATGAATCAGCAAATATATGTAGTGCTTGCCCGCACGGTTGTTGTTTTAATTGCAAAGTAAAGAAGTCCCCTTGTTCAAACTGTCCGATAGTGTTATACTTATTTAACAAAAATTCTTAAAGGAGAACTTTTATGAAGACAATAAAATTGGACGATTTTAAAAATTACGAATTTTTAAGTAACCTTAAATTTTCGGAAGACGGAAGATATGCGGCCTATATTTGTGCTCATGCCGATCTGACCGAAAACGATTATAACAAAGCCCTTTTTCTTTTGGACATGGAAACAAAAAAGACAAAGCAGCTTACGGGCGAGGATGTAAATTCTTTTTACGGCTTTGACGGCGATCGCCTCCTTTTTTCTGCAAGAAGAACAAAAAAAGAAAAGGAAGAAAAAGAGAAAACCTTTGTTTATTCTATTCCCGTTTCGGGCGGAGAAGCCTTGCTTGCCTACACCTTTCCCCATCCCGTTTTAAAAATGGAATTTGCCGATAAAAAGACGGCTGTTGTTCTACACTCATGGAAGGATGACCCGTTTAAAAAGCTGCCTAAAGAAAAGGCAGAAGAAGCAAAAAAAGATGAGGCCGATTATGAAATCTTTGAAGAGATTCCGTTTTGGAGTAACGGAGGCGGCTTTACCTCGCGCAAGAGAAACCGTCTCTTTGTTTATAATCTTTCAAACATGAAGGGTACGGCCATAACCGATGAGTTTACTCAGGTTGACGGTTTTGATTTTGATAAAAAGACCCAAGAGATTTTATTTACAAAATCAACTTATACCGATAAGATGCCCATCTATAATGAGCTGATGCTCATGCCCTTAAAAACAAAAAAGGCAAAGCTCTTAAATGGCGGTCAAGATTTTATGTACGCCGATGCCAAATTTTTCAAAGATAAAATTCTTTATACGGGCGCCGACGGAAAAAAATACGGCGTAAACCAAGATGCCGATATTTATCTTATTCCCAAGACCGGAACAGGAGCGAAGATGATTTCGCCCAAGGATTATGACAAGAGCTTGTGGAATTCCGTGGGTTCCGATTCAAGGTACGGAGGCGGTGCTAACTCCCATGTCAAGGACGGAAAATATTATTTTATTACAACGGAGGATGATTCTTCCTTTTTAAATGTCATTGACGAAAAAGGAGAATTAAAACAGCTTATTACCGAAAAAGGTTCTGTAGACTGCTTTGCCGTTCATGAAGAAAAAATTCTTTTTATCGGTTTTAGAAAACAGGAATTACAAGAAGTTTATCTTTTTGAAGATAAAAAAGAAACCTGCCTAACAAAGCATAATACTTATGCTGCAAAATTGCAAAAGATTGTGCCCGAAGAATTCGAGTTTACAAATGACGGTGTTAAACTCCACGGTTTTGTTTTAAAGCCTTTAAACTACAAGGCCGGAAAAAAATATCCCGGTATTTTGACAATTCACGGCGGACCTAAGACCGCTTACGGTTCAATCTTTTACCACGAGATGCAGTTTTTAGCTCAATCCGGTTACTTTGTGTTTTATACGAATCCCCGCGGTGCCGACGGAATGGGCAGAGCCTTTGCCGATATCCGGGGCAAGTACGGAACAATCGACTACTCCGATTTAATGAAGCTTACGGATGAGGTTCTAAAAAAGTATAAGGATATCGACAAGGAAAAAGTAGGCGTTATGGGCGGCTCTTACGGCGGCTTTATGACCAACTGGATTATCGGTCACACAAACCGCTTTGCTGCAGCCTGTTCCCAGCGTTCAATTTCAAACTGGATTTCCAAATTCGGAATTACCGATATCGGTTATTATTTTAATTCCGACCAAAACGGAGGAGTTACTCCTTGGAAGGGTGTAGAAAAAATGTGGGATCACAGCCCGCTCAAGTATGCTGATAAGTGCAAAACTCCGACCCTTTTTATTCAGTCGGATGAGGATTACCGTTGCTTTGAGGCCTGCGCCTTTCAAATGTTTACGGCTCTAAAATATCACGGCTGCGAAGCAAAGCTTGTTTTGTTCCATGGGGAAAATCATGACCTCTCCCGCACGGGAAAACCCAAGCACCGAATCCGCCGCTTAACCGAGATATTTAACTGGTTTGAAAAGTATCTTAAAAAATAAGGTCTTGCTCTCCGCTTAATTCCAAATACTTAAACCCGAAAGTTTTTTGAGTAAATCTTTTTTGGATTAAGGCGGAGGCTCTTATAATTCTTTCCCTGCCCAGCTCGGCTATTGTTTTAAAGCTGGTCTTGAGGGCAGGGGAATCCTCAGGGCAAGGCTCGCCCCTTTGTACCAAGATAAATTTTCGGTTTTCGTTAAGCTCTGCGTTTAGTTCCATTACGGCATGGGCTGTTGTTGCAGAACCCGAAAAAAAATCTAAGACAACCGCATCGTCCGAATTCGGAACCAACTTAAAAAGATATTTTAAAAGAGAAACCGGTTTTGCATAATCAAAAATCTTTGCTCCGAATAAGACTTTTTGTTCATATACACTTTGTATATTTGTTTTAACATATTCTGTAGGGAGGAGCGATTTCGGAACCGTTTCTTCCTTTTTTTCAAGGTAGGTTTTTACATAGATAGTCCATTTTGTAGGTAGCCCTTTTATGTCGGTAAAAACGGATTTATCCGATTTTTTAAATTCGATTAGATTTTTTTCTAAAAGATTAAAAAAACTTTTTTCGACAAAGCGGTAAATGTAGCCTGCCTTAGGAACGATAAAATTCCCGTCAGGCGTTTTTATAGGATATTTTTGCCTTTTTGCATCCGTTTTATTTTTCCATGCAAATTGCTGGTATCTAAAAAATCTTCCGTCAGCATCCTTGTATTTATACATTTTCTTTGCCTTTTCCGGCATCGGGGCAGTCATGGGCTTAACCTTAGTTTTATCCTTGGCATATAAGATGATGTACTCATGCGATGTGTTGATATGCTTTTTACGTAAGCCTCCGCCGGTCGAGTTATTCCATACGAGGGTAGAAATAAAATTTTCCGTACCGAAGATTTCATCAAGGATTATTCTTAAATGAGGGCAGGCTTTATCGTCAATGCTTATAAAAATAAGACCGTCATCAGTTAATAAGTTTTTTGCAAGGCTCAATCTTACATAAAGATAATTCATCCATTCTGTCTTACTTTGGAAATTATCGGCATAAGTAAATTTTTTCCCCGTATTGTACGGAGGATCAATGTATATTATTTTGATTTTATCTTTATAATCTTTTTGTAAAAAAAGAAGGGCATAGAGATTGTCGGATTCAATGTATAAATTTTTTGCATATTCAGAATTAAAACTTTTTACTTTATTTTCCGTAAAAGAAAATTTATTTTGATTTTTTAATAAAAGGTTCAGTTCGTAAAGAGCCCTATCTTTTCCTTCCCATGCGAAAACACCCATATTCTGCCCTGAAAATGACTATATAATAAAAAAAACTTTTATTCAATAATGTGTTAAAAAAAGGTAAGCCCCTCTTTACATTTTTTCTATATATTATACAATGTTCAAAAATATTTTTATATGGAGAAATATTATGAAATCAAAAATTATGGTTCTTTTTTGCTTTGTTCTTTTGGTGTTTTCGCTTAATGCTTCAGGTGCTGTAGAAACCTCTTCTTATGATGCAATAGGGGGCGCTACAGAAGGCAATTCGAAGGCCGGGATTCAACAAGCTGCCGTTCATTGTGAGTTAAAAATAGATTTTCCGATTTTTGAAGATGTTCCGGCTTTAAATGCTATTGTGTCAAAAACGGTAAAAGATCAGGTTACCGCATTTTGGAATAATTATTATTCCGTTTCTCCTGATGATATGGCAAAATCATCCACTCCTCAAAATTTTGAGCTGATTATCGGTTATGATGATATTGTGCGGGATGGAAATTATATAAGTTTTGTTTTATCGGTCTATGAATATATGGGAGGTGCTCACGGCCTTACATCGTTGGTTCCTATAAACTATGATATAAAAACAAAAAAACTTGTATCTTTATCTGATGTTGTACGCCCTGCTTCAAAAAACTGGCTTGTCAAGTTGTCGAATGAGACAAGAAAACTGTTAATGGAAAAGGTGAAGAAAGGAGAGTTATCGTCAGATGAGTCGATGATAAAAGAAGGAACGGAACCTAAACTTGAAAATTTTAAAGTTTTTAAAATCGAAAACGGAAAAATAAAAATTATTTTTGAGCAATATCAGGTAGCTCCATATTCAGAAGGATTGCCTGAAATTATAATTCCGATAAATTTTTTAAAATAATATTCAATTAGTCAGCAACAGGGATTGTCCCTGTTGCTGACTAATTGAAATAATGACTAATTATACATAATACCAAAATAATCCAAACATTGCTTCATTAAATTCTGTCCGGTAAGACAAGTATCTCTTAAATAAACGCGGCTATTTTTCCAATTTTTGATTCCTCTATAATAGTAATCCTTTAGTTCTTCTGTAATTATAAAAGGAACAATATAATGTTTAAGGCACTCCTTGAAAATTATTAATCTTCCAATGCGGCCGTTACCATCTTGGAATGGATGAATCGTTTCAAATTTGACATGAAAATCTAATACATCATCAAAAGTGATTTCCGCTTTTGAATTGTATTCCATCAATAATGATTTCATCTCTGCTGCAACATTCGCCGGTTTTGTAGTTTCATTTCCGCCAACTTCATTTTCCAGCATTTTATAATCTCCAACCTTAAACCATGATTTCTGACTGTCAGTTGTTCCGGACTTTAAAATATAATGAAGCTGTTTTATGAAGCTTTCCGAAAGTTTTGTATTTGCACCTTCTATTATTAAATCAATACAACGGAAATGATTTACCGTTTCAATAATATCATCTACTCTAACAGCTTTATCTGTAATGCCAAGCGTTTTTGTTTCAAAAATAAATCGAGTTTGGTCGTGGGTAAGTTTTGAACCTTCAATATGATTTGAATTATAAGTAAGGTCTATTTGGATTTTGTGATAAATTCCGCCTTTTAAGCCGCTTTCTTTTTCTCGTTTAAGAAATGATAAAAGAGTATCTTGTTTTGCCGTATGACGAGTTTTTCGATGGGGCTTTTCTGCATCTGAAGGGATATTCCATGTTTTTCCTTCTAAAAGGGCACCTACAATTCTACCTTGCAAACAGTAAGTTCTTACGCTACGCTCACTGATTTGCCAGCGTTTTGCAGTTTCTTTAACGGATATGTATTTTATCTTTTTCATAGGTAATATTTTACCATATTATCGGCAATATATAAAGCGATCTTATATGTTTAAATTCAATTATATACTGCCGATAGAACCTATTTTGCTCCCAAGGCGGCCATGGTTATATAATTATACGGCTTATTAAAGTGTGGCAAAAAGAAGATATCCAAAAGTTTAAGCTTATCGATTGTAAGTTTTTCTTGGATTGCAAGTGAGAACATGTGAATTCCCATAGACATATCATAGGTTGAAGCCATTTGAGCACCGATTATAATCCTCGTTTTTTTGTTATACACAATTCTTAATTTTACCGGAGGATTATCGTTTTCCATAAATTCGGGACGCTGCAAATCTTCAAAGTCGGTAAACTCAACATCAAGTCCCAGCTTTTTTGCCCGCTCTACAGTAATGCCGCTTGATACCATCTTCAAGTCATAGATATTGATTCCGTTAGAACCTTGAACGCCTATTCCTTCTAAGGGAACTCCTGCTGCGTTATGGGCGGCTACAATTCCGCTTCTTACTGCATTTGTTGCAAGGGCAATGTAGGATTTTTCTCCTAAAGAGTTATCAAAAACCGTTGCACAGTCTCCTATTGCGTAAACATCTTTTATGCTTGTTTCTTGCTTTAGGTTGACCGAATAGGCTCCGTTTTTAAAGGTTTCAAGTTTATCTTTTCCGAGGTCGGTATTGGGTCTAAAACCGATGCAGACCACTACCATGTCGGCAGGATATTCTCCCTTGTCCGTAACAACGGCTTCTACCTTTGTTGTTCCTTTTATTTCTTGGACGAGCTGATTATATGCAAGTTTGATTCCGTGATCGCTTAAATTTTTATCCATTAAATCGGTAAAAGGTTTGTCATAATAGTTTGAAAGACTTGACGGCATCGCATCAATGAGCACAACTTCCTTATTATGCCTTTTAAAGGCTTCGGCAAGTTCAACACCGATGTAACCGGCTCCTACAACTGCAATTTTTTTAATTTCAGAATTCTTTAATTTGTCGATAACTTCTTGAGCATTTTGAAAGATTTTTACCTGCTGAACATTTTCCAAGTCCATGCCCTTAATCTTCGGCATTATCGGAATTGAACCTGTTGCAAGAATTAATTTATCATAGGATTCTTCGATGGGCTGTGAACCCTTTACCGTTCCGTATACGATTTTTTTATCGAAATCTATGCGTGTAATATCGGCTTCCATTGTAACCTTAGCACCTTTTGCTTCCAGTTTTTCCTTATTAGAATAAAAGAGACCTTCGGAACCCCTGATTTGATTTCCTATCCAAAGGGCCATTCCGCAGCCTAAGAAGCTGATATTGGTATTTCTATCAAAGATGACGACTTCATTTTCTTTTGAAAGGTCAGTTAAAAAATTAATGGCCGATGTTCCGGCGTGATTTGCTCCTACTACTACAATTTTGCTCATATTTAGCTCCTTTGCTGCCTTAAAACACAACTCTTATATTTTACATATAAATTCTTATTTAGTATAGGGTGTAAGTTGTATTGTGTAAGAATATAATTTGTGTTAGGAAGCCGGTATGATAAAACGAGATTATTATCTAAAACAGCTTATACGTAAAAAAGACCCGCTGTTGCGGGTCTTTGGTTTTATGGATAAATCTTTACCTAAAGATTTTATAGCCTCAAAGTATTTACAAAATTAGATTGTAAAGTAATTGATTCCTACATGAGCTTTCCAAACAAGGGTCTGCTCGTGAATTTTTTCTTGCGGTGTAAGTATTTCAGATCTTTGAGGGTTTCCGCTTTTTCTGTTTGACTTAATAAATCTTAATAATGTTTTCATCTTTTTCTCTCCTTAAAGATATTGGCAGTGTTATCTGCTCTTGATATATATAATATACATTAAAAAAACGAAGAAGTCAAGTAAATTTAAAAGAATTTTATGTATTTTTATGCAAATTTAAAGAAATATTTGTAATTATTTGCAGTTTATTACGGTAATCTCTAAAAAATCTAACTCCAATCGCCTGCAAAAATAACTTCCGGTTCAAGTAAAAAGCCTGTCTTATCTTTAACTATTTTTTGAACCTTTTCTATCAAAGTTTTTATGTCTGAAGCGGAGGCATTTTCTCTGTTAATTACAAAATTCCCGTGCCAAGGAGCAACCTGAGCCCCTCCTTCGCAGAGACCTTTTAACCCTGCATCTTCTATCAGCTTGCCGCTGGGCAGCCCGAAGGCTCTATTATTTTTAAATGTACTTCCGGCAGAAGGCGCCTTAAAATGCCCTTTTAAAATTCTATCTTGAACTTTTTCCTCGGTTTTGGCAGCAATTTCTTTTTTTATTCCATAGTTTAAGGTAAAAACGGAAGAAAGCACTATCTTTCTATTTTTTGAAATCTCGGTACTTACCGGATTTTGTTGAAACGGCGAAACCTTATAATCCCAATCGGAAGGATTATATTCATATTCTGTAAATTCCGTTTTTTCATCACCAACTAAGATATATTTTACCGATTTTAATCTATCCGAGATTGAAACATCATAACAGCGTGCATTCATAAATACGGCTCCCCCGACGCTTCCCGGAAGGCCTCCAAAACATTCCAGACCTGAAAGAGAATTTTTAACAGCCCATTTTGTAAGAGTATCAGTAAGAACGCCTGCTCCGGCTCTTACAAAAACTTTATC
The DNA window shown above is from Treponema denticola and carries:
- a CDS encoding site-specific DNA-methyltransferase, with the translated sequence MGVFAWEGKDRALYELNLLLKNQNKFSFTENKVKSFNSEYAKNLYIESDNLYALLFLQKDYKDKIKIIYIDPPYNTGKKFTYADNFQSKTEWMNYLYVRLSLAKNLLTDDGLIFISIDDKACPHLRIILDEIFGTENFISTLVWNNSTGGGLRKKHINTSHEYIILYAKDKTKVKPMTAPMPEKAKKMYKYKDADGRFFRYQQFAWKNKTDAKRQKYPIKTPDGNFIVPKAGYIYRFVEKSFFNLLEKNLIEFKKSDKSVFTDIKGLPTKWTIYVKTYLEKKEETVPKSLLPTEYVKTNIQSVYEQKVLFGAKIFDYAKPVSLLKYLFKLVPNSDDAVVLDFFSGSATTAHAVMELNAELNENRKFILVQRGEPCPEDSPALKTSFKTIAELGRERIIRASALIQKRFTQKTFGFKYLELSGEQDLIF
- a CDS encoding Fic family protein; the protein is MKKIKYISVKETAKRWQISERSVRTYCLQGRIVGALLEGKTWNIPSDAEKPHRKTRHTAKQDTLLSFLKREKESGLKGGIYHKIQIDLTYNSNHIEGSKLTHDQTRFIFETKTLGITDKAVRVDDIIETVNHFRCIDLIIEGANTKLSESFIKQLHYILKSGTTDSQKSWFKVGDYKMLENEVGGNETTKPANVAAEMKSLLMEYNSKAEITFDDVLDFHVKFETIHPFQDGNGRIGRLIIFKECLKHYIVPFIITEELKDYYYRGIKNWKNSRVYLRDTCLTGQNLMKQCLDYFGIMYN
- the nox gene encoding H2O-forming NADH oxidase; translated protein: MSKIVVVGANHAGTSAINFLTDLSKENEVVIFDRNTNISFLGCGMALWIGNQIRGSEGLFYSNKEKLEAKGAKVTMEADITRIDFDKKIVYGTVKGSQPIEESYDKLILATGSIPIMPKIKGMDLENVQQVKIFQNAQEVIDKLKNSEIKKIAVVGAGYIGVELAEAFKRHNKEVVLIDAMPSSLSNYYDKPFTDLMDKNLSDHGIKLAYNQLVQEIKGTTKVEAVVTDKGEYPADMVVVCIGFRPNTDLGKDKLETFKNGAYSVNLKQETSIKDVYAIGDCATVFDNSLGEKSYIALATNAVRSGIVAAHNAAGVPLEGIGVQGSNGINIYDLKMVSSGITVERAKKLGLDVEFTDFEDLQRPEFMENDNPPVKLRIVYNKKTRIIIGAQMASTYDMSMGIHMFSLAIQEKLTIDKLKLLDIFFLPHFNKPYNYITMAALGAK
- a CDS encoding alpha/beta hydrolase family protein; the protein is MKTIKLDDFKNYEFLSNLKFSEDGRYAAYICAHADLTENDYNKALFLLDMETKKTKQLTGEDVNSFYGFDGDRLLFSARRTKKEKEEKEKTFVYSIPVSGGEALLAYTFPHPVLKMEFADKKTAVVLHSWKDDPFKKLPKEKAEEAKKDEADYEIFEEIPFWSNGGGFTSRKRNRLFVYNLSNMKGTAITDEFTQVDGFDFDKKTQEILFTKSTYTDKMPIYNELMLMPLKTKKAKLLNGGQDFMYADAKFFKDKILYTGADGKKYGVNQDADIYLIPKTGTGAKMISPKDYDKSLWNSVGSDSRYGGGANSHVKDGKYYFITTEDDSSFLNVIDEKGELKQLITEKGSVDCFAVHEEKILFIGFRKQELQEVYLFEDKKETCLTKHNTYAAKLQKIVPEEFEFTNDGVKLHGFVLKPLNYKAGKKYPGILTIHGGPKTAYGSIFYHEMQFLAQSGYFVFYTNPRGADGMGRAFADIRGKYGTIDYSDLMKLTDEVLKKYKDIDKEKVGVMGGSYGGFMTNWIIGHTNRFAAACSQRSISNWISKFGITDIGYYFNSDQNGGVTPWKGVEKMWDHSPLKYADKCKTPTLFIQSDEDYRCFEACAFQMFTALKYHGCEAKLVLFHGENHDLSRTGKPKHRIRRLTEIFNWFEKYLKK
- the murB gene encoding UDP-N-acetylmuramate dehydrogenase, translating into MNNLFSILHNTPLFQEGTIEFDKPLKPLTAYKIGGPVEAFFCPKNEDHLKEALIFLSKNKIPSSLIGGGTNILVSDKGFRGVLISLKNLNKIEIIGDSTDKVFVRAGAGVLTDTLTKWAVKNSLSGLECFGGLPGSVGGAVFMNARCYDVSISDRLKSVKYILVGDEKTEFTEYEYNPSDWDYKVSPFQQNPVSTEISKNRKIVLSSVFTLNYGIKKEIAAKTEEKVQDRILKGHFKAPSAGSTFKNNRAFGLPSGKLIEDAGLKGLCEGGAQVAPWHGNFVINRENASASDIKTLIEKVQKIVKDKTGFLLEPEVIFAGDWS
- a CDS encoding DUF3298 and DUF4163 domain-containing protein, yielding MKSKIMVLFCFVLLVFSLNASGAVETSSYDAIGGATEGNSKAGIQQAAVHCELKIDFPIFEDVPALNAIVSKTVKDQVTAFWNNYYSVSPDDMAKSSTPQNFELIIGYDDIVRDGNYISFVLSVYEYMGGAHGLTSLVPINYDIKTKKLVSLSDVVRPASKNWLVKLSNETRKLLMEKVKKGELSSDESMIKEGTEPKLENFKVFKIENGKIKIIFEQYQVAPYSEGLPEIIIPINFLK